AGAAAAGAGATGATTGGTATTACTAGTTTTCTGAACAACTCTGGTCTGCAATGGTAGGAGGAGGCAGAGGCGAGAGCGAGAGCAAAGGCCAAGGCTGATGCGGCCGCAAAGTGCGATTTGGGCAACACCCTGATGTCGGTTCTCATGGTCTCTGGCGTGGTTGTCGTCGCAGTTGGAGTAGCGTTTTTTGTCACAAAGAAGTTGAAAGAAACATAATCCTGAGGGCGAGTTACCCCTCCATTTTCTTGGCGCAGAAGCTTCAACTTCATCctgttgttctcttctttttttctttttttttttcggtagAAGAGAGCTCTAGCTCCACCGTTGTTCTCTTGGCAAGAAGATCTTTTTTTCGGTAGAAGAGAGCTCTAGCTCCACCGTTGTTCTCTTGGCAAGAAGATCTGCGAGAGGTCATTGTTGCCACGATcttgttttttttattttgacaatGCAAAATTTCTGAGGTCTTCTGCTGTTTTGTAatgcatttcaaatttcataaagACATATACATTATGATTGTTTACCCGGTCGATGTTGTGAAAGCGACGATCAATTGGTAATCGTATCCTGCAAACATCTACTTCATTTATTCTTTTGTTCCTACTAATGTTTTTCTTCAGCTTGATCAGTTTGGTAATGCATAACCGTTCATCACAAATAACTATGTTTTCCAAAATGAATTGTTAATTAGTTTTGAATCTCTATAAATTGCATATATGTGTAAGTATATTACCACAAGTTTCTTAAAATATCATTTGCCTTATCCTGTTTATCACAAAATTCCTTCAAAATGAAATTTTTAACCTTATTGCTTCCCAATGCCAAATTGCCAAATATTGCGTTGTGAAGCAACAAGTCTAATATCAGTTTTGTTCACCCAAAGATTACAAGAGTTGGCACCACATAGGTACAAACTACGTCAGAGGGCTCCAGAAACTGTGTTTGAATCCACTATCGCATGCACAACATTATTTTGCTATGCATGGCTCCAGTCTTACAGAGTAGCTTGCCAGAGAAACAAATGCATGGGAAGATTGTTATTCCATTACGTGCCACTTAAAAAAGAGAGAAGCCACCCAACAAGTGGCGCGCCTCAGCGACTCCTACGTCTAACGCTCCCATCAACATAATGAAGCCTCCACCTACAATGGAGTCCCTGGAATTGAAACTGATGCACGTATTACAAGAAAGTTACCAGAAACCAGGCAGTGAATAAATCATCATAACAGGAAAATGAAAGCAACTTCTATTATTGAAGTCATATAGTTTGGTTTAATCAAAATGGACTGCATAAGCTCAGCTGGAAATGGAGCAAAAAACCGAGTTTCACAAGCAACATGCCTGTGCAAAGCAAGACGAACAACTAAAGAAAATAGCAGATGTTTCCAATCTCGTCTACATCCGTGGAGCTTCAGTCCACAGGTTCTTCAGATTTCTTGGGTTTGGATAAGAGATACCAGCCCAGGCCACAAACAGCAGCAACCGTGCCAGCAAGTACGGCATAGTTCCGGTTCTGGTCAGTTGAAACACCAGAGGTTGACGAGCCTGCTGCCCTGGTTGGCTTTGCATCAGTTGCTGGAGCTTCTGGATTCGCCACAGGTTGCTCTCCTGGTTTAGGACCCTGAATAGAAATTTCATTAAGCCTTGCAGCACATAAAACCGGGAAACAGAATGCTAGCTACAATGTTGTTCGGAGAGAGGATCAGTGATAATTTCACAATAAACTATCAGGTTAAGAATACCTTTTCCATTAATTTGTTATGAAATGTATCACATTAACTATTGATTTTTGATAGCCTGTAAAGACCATGGAAATTACTTTTTCTAAACAAAAACCCCTACAAGTAGCATGTTTCTTGCTAAGAATAGTTTATAGAAGACAATGGATATCTTACAAATATCTTGAAAAATAAAAGTCAGTCCAGTAAATTCCTACATTACTACATGTTTTGAAAAAATGAAAATATCTTTCCTTTCAAAAATGACCGCAGAAACAGAACAAAAATAAAGAATCAGTGACCCAAGATGTATCCATACCTTGCGTGCAAGCTTCTCCAACTTCTCCTGCTCCATTTTCTGCAACAATAATAGAGCTACTTAATgcaatggcaagaagaagaatgtgaaaattTTTTGGTAAGTTGTTGCTTCTGCTAATCTTTGTAGTCCACAATTCTAACATGCACAGAACATTCCATATATTAATGATATTTGCTGTTTGTACAATATTTTTCCATGCCAGCAAGGCTATGGTGGAAAGCCATGCAAATAAAAATGTTAGGCAAAGCAAAAAAGACCTTGAAAGTAATGCAGCATGGTTTGCAAGCACCGCCATGATCGAAGTCCCAAGAGAACATTATTCCAGGAGTAGATTAAAGATCAGTGATGTTGCTCAAACATGCTAAAAAACCTTTCCACTCATAATGGGTATGGAAAGGTAGCAGGTCTCTCTCTGTCTCTAGAAAACAGTGACAGCAGCAAGCACCATTTATTAATTCTAATTATTCAGCTTCTAGTATTACTTTTTAGTTTCTTTTACAGAGAAAGAAGCTCCAGTGGTcttacatgcatatatttcacACTGATTTCTAaggaaaattaaatttattatctaagtTATCCAATTTATGATAAGGTAATAAAATTTGTAATTTCGAATAACGTTTGCCAAACCAAGACCATACTGAACTAGTGTAGAATCAGATTGGTTTTCTGGTTTGGTTTGAGACTAAAGCCGAACCGGTCTGAACCGACCAGAACTGCATGGTTCTGTTTAGTACAACTCAATTCAAGTTGATTATAGGCCCTTCGATAagtaaaagagagaagaaggcaTCCTGATGCTTTTCACCTCTATTTTCTGTTGAGAATGTAAAGCGACAGGCACGAACCTGAGGAAAATCATGAAAGGGATTTTTTGTTATTTTAATCTCCAATCCAACCCAAGATGGATCCTCATCATACAGATCCCATTCTGCACGGCCAGCGTTGTCCCATAATCCTTCATCTGAAGTATCGTATTTGAGCAGCTACTACCCTCCTCAACCGCAGCTAGATTATGGGTCAGATTTCACTGCTGTGATCTTCCCTTGGGTGAGATAGCCAGCACAGTATCAGACGAAGAATCAACATCAGGGTGACTATCCAGGAGGCCCAAGTTATTCTATGCAAGGATGGGTACAATATCTATGTTGGAGTCAAGTACCATGTCCAATATGAACAAGCTCATGACATCAATGATCGGCATAGATGCTGGTATTGATTACATATGTACGTCACAGATGTAACAACTTTTCAGGTTGTTTTATGTCATGACTTGTTCCTTCCATCTTCTATTACAAATTTATCCTACTAACACATTGTATCATGTGTTAGTCATCATTTATTCATATTCAAACCAAACTCACGTAAAAAATGTCAATTAACATATGCTTCACAATAATAGTGATGAACAACTAGTATTCTATGTCAGGTATGCTCTATTTTCACCATCCATTAACAAATATTGCTGCAGTCTTTCATAGATGAGGCACATAAGGGGCATATCTCAAGGACTTTTCAAATTGTTTTGATAGGCAATAGGGTTTCTTATATAGAGCCTAAAGCTTTGCATGgagtttaaaagaaaaaaagttgaGAATAAAGTGtttttccatttttctttttctccttggaGCCTAATGTTCTCAATTCTATCAGTGGGAACCGAGAAAGTATTGCATGCACCAAGTGCAAGTGAACCAAGGCAAATCCCAGAGCATATGCATCGTGGATAGCGCACAATTGGGAATTGGTGAAACAGAAGAGGTagtgtggcgtgttatccaccataGGATTTGACacggtccaattgcacctggtgcatgcaatatggAGGCATAGGGATGGCATCTCCTAGTGACACTAGGGGTACTTGCTGATCTGACTTGATGCTCTCCCCCGTCTGAGTGCTCTGGATGCAAGAAGCCCAGTCATCACTTGATTCGCCATCTGTCTTAGCTGATCATCATTTCCTTGTTGACCTTATGCTCTGAttattcttcttcctcctctccacTTTGATTTTCTCCCAATCTTGGAGTTGTGcccataatttcatcaataaattAATACATCTGAAATAGCCACAAAAACTTTATAGCAAACCCCATGTCTGCAACAGGCTGCATCACCTGGGAATGCTGATTATGGTTATGATTTATATTCAACTAAACTGACCATCAGACTTTATATTTGGCCCTGTTCATTGGACAATAAGATTAGGGTGTATCAACTGTAGATGTGCTTCTATGGTGTTCTGACCTAATAGGTTAAATGAGGTAAAATGCTGGGAAAAAGAGATGGTTTAGGCACATAAGATAAGCATCAATAATATAGAATACTTTGAGGTGATTAGGCACACAAGCTTCTAAACCTGGAAAGGAAAATGTATGTATATTGGAGTTTGTCTTGAAGTTAAAAGCTTCGTGGAGATTAGGCGAGTGAGGCCACTTTAAGTATCTTCACTTGTGCAACAATGATCCAATGATGCATCTTAAGAAAGCCTCAAACCTATGCTACAGAGTCAAGGATGAAGGAGAGGTCCAGAACACATTTTATTTAAGTTTTATAAAGGGATTTGAAAAACTAGCATAGATAGAAGATGTAAATCTTAACAGAAATGAATCACAAAAAGGGTTTCATAACGCCAACTTCAAATGAAAAGCTTGTAgtcttttaatcttaaaaaaaatatcgctCTGATGTATGTACTAATTCATTGTATAGTATATCGTGCATTGAATCAACTGCAAATGAGAACTTTCAGTTTACCTAAAAACCTTTCTCATTGATCAGGCTAGGGATTTATGACTTATCTCTACCACTAAGGACAACATTCTTTTGCCAATTACAAAACTTGCTTCCTCcatcaaataaaaaccatcagaTACTTCTAACTAGCAGCTGCAAGTTGGTCATACTCTGTtcccctcctctttcttcttctaacaTAGCAGGAAAGGCTGAAGTCtttgttgttcttcttgttccTCACGTTATTATGTATCATCTAAGTCTTTTCCCcaagtttctcttttttttcttccttttcttatgtGAGGGTTTTATAGGATTGTATCTCAAGCCAAGAAGTCAGATAGAAGTCAATAACTCCCTTTTCTCCAAGAATCTTTCATTCTAACTGCAATAAATCCCGATATATccacccaaaaagaaaaaaaaaaaattaaccctGATTTCCCGGAAATGCGGAGACGAGTCACATCCACACAGAATATATCGACAGAAACACAAATCATAAAAGAAAGATGATCGAACACCAATTCAATCCCGAGCTCAAGGACACAAAACCATCGACAAATTATAAACAAGAAGGAATCGAAGAGGATCGAGAAGAAACGGTGTTAGAAGAAAGAAAATGACCTTGATGTAAACGTTCTCCGCCGCCTTCTCCTCCTCGTTGAGGACCTTCCCGCCGGAGGAGAGCCTCCGCGTCCCGTACCTCGCGGCAATCCTGGCAGCCATGGCGATCCGAGCCTAGGATTTCTTCGCCCGAAGCAAGATGAGGGAACTCGAAATCCTAAGGAGAGAACTCTCTTCTTTCGCTCCCAATTTGTGGGTCCCTCGAAGCTTCCTCGGGGGAAGAGGTGCcgcctcaatatatatatatatatatatatatatatatatatatatatatatatatatatataaaagctgTTCATGCAAGCAACGCATTTGCATCAATGAATGTGAGTTGAATCAAAATCaactttaataatttttaaaatattaaataaaaatattatatttgttgGAGCAACGCACATCGGATTGGATCGATCTGGacttgtgatctaatatctaatttctttgagacaattcaccaaacacattgcaggcataaataaacaaagacaaagaatcaagatttacgtggttcagcACAAAAGacctacatccacggggaggaggagcaattccactataaatccgtcccgaaaaataggtacaatataaggtataaaatattttttttcgaatcccacaagaaggcaacaatatatcgaatagaaggcaaccaagatccaaaaagatcaaccaatctcagcctcggcaatagatcaagataaaaaacaatacctgatgaagataccttcctcaaccctcggcaaaaaatcaagatgatacctccttaccagccgtagcagcacaaagtatctgtaaaatcgagaagaagaagacaggtagATCACCACCCGAAGGCCAACAGAAAGAAGCCAGAAAGCACCTGCGCACAaggcacagccgagagatcggccagagaacaggccagcaccgaagaacaagcaagagagatcggccagagaacagagcACGCGTACAAGAGATGACACAGGCCAGAGAACAGATCCCGCGCACAAGaggcacaggtgagaggtcgactcacaggtgagaggtcgaccTGAGAACAAAGCCTGCGCACAcgagaaagcaaagaaaaaatcccGCACAAGAAGCCCTAGAAATTTCTCCACCCGCTCTTACCTCTGTtcaccaagaaaggatgccaggggcctctttataaaggaagaaaattttctcaaaaaatagagTTTCAATCGGTGTAGAATTCCTTGATATCACGGGAGACGGAAAAAGGAAATAagatttggagccaaatataacaatcctcctccttgcgacaaatattgtacctttatatcatatgaaaaatttatagcctcctcctcaccacaagccccgcagggcattaccaaatatttattccaatcaagttcaggaaattcctgaacttaattgcagggattggtttagtgaacatgtcagctggattatggacagtgtatattttctgaagtctgacatcacctttctctactaggtctctgatgaagtgatatctgacatctacatgttttgttcgttcatgatacatctggtctctggcaaggtgcaaagcactctgactgtcacaatgaatgtctaaacaatcctgtttgagacccaaatcctgtactaacccttttaaccaaatagcttcctttgctgcctctgtcaatgccatatattctgcttcagtggtagataaagcaactgtagactgcaaagtagccttccaactaactgcacatccagaaagagtaaacacatatcctgtcaaagatcttctcctgtccaagtcacaagcataatctgaatcacaaaatcctgtaactatgcaattactctgtgtagaaaatatcaatcccaatttagaagtgcctttcagatatctaagtatccatttcacagctgaccagtgagcctttccaggtttatccatatatctgctcactacgcttactgcctgtgaaatatcaggtcgagtgcagatcatcgcgtacatgatgctgccaactgcgctcgcatatggcactctagacatatatctctcctcatcctcagtctgaggagagtctctggcagaaagtctaaaatgactggcaaagggggtagtgacaggcttgactgtagacataccaaatctgtccaagactttttcaatataactatgctgagtaagGAAGAGTCTACCTGACTGTCtgtcacgaataatctccatcccaagtattttctttgccggtccaaggtccttcatatcaaatgcagtactaagctcggctttcagtttctggatgattgtcatatctttggctgcaattagcatatcatccacatataataataaataacaaAAGGATCCATCTGAAAGCTgctggtgatacacacaactgtcatatggagatctactgtatccatggtcgaccataaatctgtcaaatttgcggtaccactgtcttggagactgcttgagaccatataatgatctcttgagtaGGCATATatgatcttctttatttggaacctcaaaaccaggtggttgttgcatatagatctgttcctctaaatcaccgtgaagaaaagctgtcttaacatctagttgttccagctccagattttgagaaacaacaaaagcaagtaacacccggatagatgagtgtttgactacaggagaaaatacctccttgtaatcaataccctctcgttgactgtatccctttgctaccaaCCTGGCCTTATATTTTAAGTCTTGGGGAGtggctccttcttttcttttaaagatccatttgcagccaattgccttttcaccttttggtaatttgattaactcccaagtctgattcttttctagagactgaagttcttcaaccatagccatgGTCCATTCATCAGCTCGTGAACTACTAATGGCCTCCTGAAATGTGGTCGGCTCATCACCAATGGTGTCTGCAACACTCAGAGCATAATAGACTAACTCAGCACAAGCAGAATCCTCAAAACCATACCTTTGAGGTGCTCTGATCTGACGTTTTGGTCTGTGAGTGGCAATACTctcaatctgatcctgatcttgtaatgtcacctcctcctgagtctgaatctGTGCATCTGTCTGTTGTTGTTGTGATTTAACAGTCTGATCAATGTCTACAACCTTCCTATCCTGCTGACCCCGATCCTGAtcactttgagaagaattaggctgtAGCTGCCTTGAATCAATGGCTGTCTCATGGAATGTCACATCTCTGCTGACTAGAAATCCTTGAAATCCAGGTTCTGTGCACCATAATCTGTAGCCCTTTaccccatatgcatatccaataaatatgcacTTTTTAGCCCGAGGGTTCAACTTCCCATCTTTTACATATGCATAAGCAGGGCACCCAAAGATTCTGAGTTTCGAATAGTCTGCAGgtcttcctgtccacatctcttcgggagtcttcatacttaatgctgatgctggagatcgGTTAATAACATAGCAGGCTGTGTGAGCGGCCTCTGCCCAAAAATCTCTACTTAACCCTGAACTTGATAGCATAGATCTAACTCTCTCTAATAGTGTCCGGTTCATGCGTTCTGCCACACCATTCTGTTGAGGTGTACCCACTGTTGTTCTATGTCTGATAATGCCTTCTGTCTTGCAAAAGTCATCAAATTCTGTAGAACAGaattctaaaccattatcagtccgaaaagttttcaccttcctttcagtttgcctctcgaccatagacttccatcatttgaatgtttcaaatacatcactcttatttttaatggtgtatatccagacttttcgggagtaatcatcaataaaagtgagtatatatcttgatccacccttggatataattggggcaggtccccataggtcagaatgaatatagtctaatataccagTTGTCCTGTGCACGCCTGTAGTGAAGCTGACTCTGTGTTGTTTTCCAAATATGCAGTGCTCACAGAATCCAAGTGCACCAATCTTCTGACCTCTCAGCAGACCACGTCTGCTCAGCTCCTGTAGACCTCTGTCAGAAATGTGTCCTAGTCTCTGGTGCCATAAGTGTGTCAACTGCTCAAGAGAAGATTGTACTGCTGATGCCTGACCAACAACTGTACTGCCATCCAAGTAATAAAGGGTTCCACTTAATTTACCTTTTAATAAAGTTAATACCCCTTTATTGATAGTAatagatcctctaccccatctgccctcatatcctgctctgtcaaaggcatgtattgagataaggttcttttttaatttaggaacatatctaacatcatccaatatcaccatggtatttgaatttgatttaatttgaattgtttCAATACCTACTATATTACAGATAccatcatc
The sequence above is a segment of the Elaeis guineensis isolate ETL-2024a chromosome 7, EG11, whole genome shotgun sequence genome. Coding sequences within it:
- the LOC105049040 gene encoding uncharacterized protein At2g27730, mitochondrial produces the protein MAARIAARYGTRRLSSGGKVLNEEEKAAENVYIKKMEQEKLEKLARKGPKPGEQPVANPEAPATDAKPTRAAGSSTSGVSTDQNRNYAVLAGTVAAVCGLGWYLLSKPKKSEEPVD